From Anopheles darlingi chromosome 2, idAnoDarlMG_H_01, whole genome shotgun sequence, the proteins below share one genomic window:
- the LOC125947913 gene encoding wolframin: protein MASWANRPPFDNNGGPSTTRKKWKIEDKKSLHNLKYHFAEDGCSDVQYTLAKQLLEENSETDPAHNHAQGIHWLVRAAQQGHEPSVELLRECYESGRGINEANEGDVRTILEMSPGERAARRAAQELFASLSNGEKYVTAAQLAKRMREIYQLDRRRRRTQPDGAESDGSVEHSSRGSPEREDGYFPGNGGGDGIGVSGHRMHRGPAHVNHISEDHLVDAAVNYSNGHLPTVSNALMLSVPDPRSLNHVPCFHRPFFHPAMFFQLLYHRFLSIMVSFPGRAGTWLQIGVLLVAYWYCASDDFLSLVPVAGYYLSLAVMVLCSFRMLKSKHEFIDFRMWSGLFLRYGDEHLNTNDSENQFLRNNLKPYLYFFLAFFANVTLQPIINDQWLPFSEITVLAFALTFITMFAFSYTSHDPFPDYLILFSFGLNVLAKYPYELDDVVTTGWRFLDLKVPGFSTFVIGNGIEFCLNCRAMLYLLIPGFFLYIAKRNGWRGTYQYLVPHCVTLSWLQLCLISSQSATMFGLLRGALGLSGLLLFLPLFGIVTLLIPVFAVIDWLSLTDSTVRLWTSVTAAITAVAISGYMASSRRTEKYVTVLQITICVIGTIFLTLPHMMSNFETIGSGVDGSNLYETTTPGAGGVDGDGGDGPITNKPLPASLGWDLYYKFCHQPAWESENKIRTQLRCSNLDGTVVRWEGTVVDMAITSRKNIRSELIEGYLPKFLADRINCFYGEPIEPDCGNLNGSSDGDCENLRHFMQRQRTCHLNKWNTYEYELKVRMATSGLLSKPAEIVLRAQHAFGNFTQSLNHSDRIWFIGVLRGSTQSSATIGAASMASGAGTEQQWGTGGQSFGVHGMRLGRKNPLIELQSVGCIQCRNPALTSVHTGERMKINGRMRDLLRGLKYLLNVLFNPVVIFK from the exons ATGGCGAGCTGGGCGAATCGTCCGCCCTTCGATAATAACGGTGGTCCATCGACGACAcgcaagaaatggaaaattgaag ATAAGAAGTCACTACACAACCTAAAGTATCACTTCGCGGAGGATGGCTGTTCGGATGTGCAGTACACGCTGGCGAAGCAGCTGCTCGAGGAAAATTCAGAAACGGATCCGGCACATAACCACGCACAGGGCATCCACTGGTTGGTACGTGCGGCACAGCAAGGTCACGAGCCATCGGTTGAGCTGCTGCGTGAATGCTACGAAAGTGGTCGCGGTATtaacgaagcgaatgaagGCGATGTCCGGACCATACTGGAGATGAGCCCCGGTGAACGGGCGGCTCGCCGTGCGGCACAGGAATTGTTTGCGAGCCTGTCGAACGGCGAAAAGTACGTTACTGCCGCTCAGCTGGCAAAGCGAATGCGTGAGATCTACCAGCTTGATCGGCGTCGCAGACGCACCCAACCGGATGGTGCAGAATCTGATGGCAGCGTAGAGCACAGCTCCCGCGGTAGTCCGGAGCGAGAAGATGGTTACTTCCCcggtaacggtggtggcgatggtatTGGAGTAAGTGGACACAGAATGCATCGTGGCCCGGCGCACGTGAATCACATTTCCGAGGATCACCTGGTCGATGCGGCCGTCAACTACTCGAATGGCCATCTGCCAACAGTGAGCAATGCGTTGATGCTTTCGGTGCCGGATCCACGCAGCTTGAACCACGTTCCATGCTTTCATCGACCGTTCTTTCATCCAGCCATGTTCTTCCAACTGCTATATCATCGGTTCCTATCGATCATGGTATCGTTTCCCGGAAGGGCCGGTACGTGGCTACAGATAGGCGTCCTGCTGGTAGCCTACTGGTATTGTGCGAGTGACGACTTCCTGTCGCTTGTCCCCGTTGCCGGTTACTACCTGAGCCTTGCGGTCATGGTCCTGTGCAGCTTCCGGATGTTGAAATCAAAGCACGAGTTCATCGATTTTCGCATGTGGTCTGGACTGTTCCTACGATACGGTGATGAGCATCTCAACACGAACGACTCGGAGAACCAGTTCCTGCGCAACAATCTGAAACCGTATCTGTACTTCTTTCTGGCATTTTTCGCCAACGTAACGCTACAGCCCATTATCAACGACCAGTGGTTGCCATTCTCCGAGATTACCGTACTCGCATTTGCCCTTACCTTTATCACAATGTTTGCCTTTAGCTATACCTCGCATGATCCCTTCCCGGACTATCTAATTCTGTTTTCGTTCGGGCTGAACGTGCTTGCCAAGTACCCTTACGAACTGGACGATGTCGTTACGACGGGTTGGCGCTTTCTAGATCTCAAAGTGCCCGGCTTTTCGACTTTCGTCATCGGTAACGGGATCGAATTTTGTTTGAATTGTCGCGCCATGCTCTACCTACTGATACCGGGTTTCTTCTTGTACATTGCCAAGCGTAATGGTTGGCGGGGTACGTATCAGTACCTAGTGCCACATTGCGTTACCCTTTCCTGGCTGCAGCTGTGTCTAATCAGCTCACAGTCGGCAACGATGTTCGGACTGCTGCGAGGAGCACTCGGTCTGTCGGGTTTGCTGCTCTTTCTACCACTATTCGGAATTGTAACGCTACTGATACCAGTATTTGCCGTCATCGATTGGCTCTCGCTAACCGACTCCACCGTACGGCTGTGGACTTCCGTAACGGCCGCTATTACAGCTGTTGCAATTTCTGGATACATGGCAAGCTCACGGCGCACAGAAAAGTATGTAACAGTTCTACAGATTACGATCTGCGTAATCGGAACCATTTTCCTTACGCTGCCCCACATGATGTCCAACTTTGAGACGATTGGCAGCGGTGTTGATGGGAGCAATTTGTACGAAACAACAacccctggtgctggtggagtggacggtgatggtggcgatggtccAATAACCAACAAACCACTCCCAGCGAGCCTGGGTTGGGATTTGTATTACAAATTCTGTCATCAGCCAGCCTGGGAAAGCGAGAACAAGATACGAACGCAGCTGCGCTGCAGTAATCTCGACGGGACGGTGGTACGCTGGGAAGGCACAGTCGTTGATATGGCCATCACAAGTCGTAAAAACATACGCTCCGAGCTGATCGAAGGATATCTGCCGAAATTTCTGGCCGATCGCATCAACTGCTTTTACGGCGAACCCATCGAGCCGGACTGTGGCAATCTGAACGGATCGTCCGATGGTGACTGTGAGAACCTGCGCCATTTCATGCAACGTCAGCGTACTTGTCATCTGAATAAGTGGAACAC ATATGAGTATGAGCTAAAGGTACGGATGGCGACCTCCGGACTGCTCTCGAAACCGGCCGAAATCGTCCTGCGAGCTCAGCATGCCTTCGGTAACTTTACTCAAAGCCTGAACCATTCCGATCGCATCTGGTTCATCGGAGTACTGCGAGGGTCCACACAATCATCAGCAACGATTGGCGCTGCAAGCATGGCGTCCGGTGCCGGAACCGAGCAACAGTGGGGTACAGGTGGCCAAAGTTTTGGCGTTCACGGTATGCGCTTGGGACGCAAAAACCCACTGATCGAGCTGCAATCGGTTGGCTGTATCCAGTGTCGCAATCCCGCACTGACCTCAGTCCATACGGGCGAGCGGATGAAGATTAATGGGCGCATGCGGGATCTGCTCCGGGGATTGAAGTATCTGCTCAATGTGCTCTTCAATCCGGTGGTTATCTTCAAGTAG
- the LOC125948014 gene encoding abnormal spindle-like microcephaly-associated protein homolog — protein MHIHPSSPNSSQSEDDAATKIQAGFRGYRVRKQMRQGSKSGTGAANGIANGSGSIGGIGSSAAVGVVGRNQGTGGAGAGGSVTVEDKSATKIQANVRGFLVRKKQKVATDAATKIQASFRGFRTRKELKSIKKDK, from the coding sequence ATGCACATCCATCCGAGCTCACCGAACTCGTCGCAGTCGGAGGACGATGCGGCCACGAAAATCCAGGCCGGATTCCGTGGCTACCGGGTGCGCAAGCAGATGCGCCAGGGTAGCAAGAGTGGAACCGGAGCAGCGAATGGCATCGCCAACGGCAgtggatcgatcggtggcaTTGGATCGTCCGCAGCCGTCGGAGTGGTTGGACGTAACCAAGGGaccggaggagcaggagccggTGGATCGGTCACGGTCGAGGACAAATCCGCCACCAAGATACAGGCCAACGTGCGCGGATTTCTGGTGCGTAAAAAGCAGAAGGTAGCGACCGATGCGGCGACCAAGATACAGGCCAGCTTCAGGGGCTTCCGGACGCGAAAGGAGCTGAAGTCGATCAAGAAGGACAAATAG